The Bactrocera neohumeralis isolate Rockhampton unplaced genomic scaffold, APGP_CSIRO_Bneo_wtdbg2-racon-allhic-juicebox.fasta_v2 ctg619, whole genome shotgun sequence genome has a segment encoding these proteins:
- the LOC126767412 gene encoding uncharacterized protein LOC126767412, with product MFCLCLYCLYYLQKKVRSGKVTKQQKLKFLDLLKNHRNFGTGQFGGPNNGKAANAVEATLTAELNACGRACKTVEQWKKCWADWKSGVKKQQAAIMRFQNATAHRPASEGPAPLDGMNLQVLDFFPTALVDGDGVTKESGFQEMNDSANEELQKSLDDVLDTSQKT from the exons atgttttgtttatgtttatattgtttatattatttacagaaaaaagtAAGAAGTGGAAAAGTtaccaaacaacaaaaactaaaatttctagatttattgaaaaatcataGAAATTTTGGTACCGGACAATTTGGTGGCCCAAACAACGGCAAAGCTGCTAATGCTGTAGAGGCAACTCTCACAGCGGAATTGAACGCATGCGGAAGAGCATGTAAAACCGTTGAGCAGTGGAAAAAG TGCTGGGCAGACTGGAAGTCAGGCGTAAAGAAGCAGCAGGCCGCAATTATGCGTTTCCAGAACGCTACTGCACATCGTCCTGCCTCTGAAGGTCCAGCGCCGCTAGATGGTATGAACCTGCAAGTGTTAGACTTTTTCCCAACTGCACTTGTTGATGGCGATGGCGTTACTAAGGAGTCGGGGTTTCAAGAG ATGAATGATAGTGCAAATGAAGAATTGCAGAAATCACTTGATGACGTGTTGGATACATCTCAAAAAACCTGA
- the LOC126767413 gene encoding zinc finger BED domain-containing protein 4-like: MAPSLIWAYCTKVNNGSKVKCDLCHKQFLFNKSTSTMMKHLQCAHKIAPPSSNEKQTQKRLNDSHNDFEVQPKKVLVAVESSVPSVALVPQTKSSVQENTTVQSQVQGPMDRCINNANSFSAGGRRYDQATTALLRMIAVDNMPLCTTERPGFRKFIKTLQPLYHIPCEPTITNAMSRKYQDLSNKIKLELRQTESVCLTTDIWTHQHTMKSYLGLTVHYLKETEMKTVELGAYLMEERKTIENLSLKLRNICNDWGLDDSKIAAFISDGGANIKGAIKSEFGDGKHISCFGHVINNIGQRLIEVNITPPASESQNQVSDLPADENDAIDNLEDLITDHTEQSSLRELLSKVKQIVTFFRQSERATTELLKLQKDKPENSRLKLIQEVRTRWNSCFEMVDRFIVLADHVSKVLLQVKMDKSSKAKPPNMITGEEIDALVEVRDILKPLLQVTQEVCFEKYVTLSKCIPLISSLRKKIEELTLETLIGRHLKQRMVQDIETKYGNIESVKLHACATLVDPRYKKFGFQSIRDSARAVTNVADLVKTERKVALAATVANINPQDEILAIQGPESQKTNDDNDDLWSYFDNTVICSSNLADSDEAGGLPIQLRQYLTRPAVNRKQNPNPFTVWESMKYEYPYLWNVAKKYLPIVATSVPCERLFSHAGLIANQLRSRLSPQHINELIFLRSIGEEMWFS, translated from the exons ATGGCTCCCAGTTTGATATGGGCCTATTGCACAAAAGTTAACAATGGCAGTAAAGTTAAGTGTGATTTATGTCataaacagtttttgtttaataaaagcaCATCAACAATGATGAAGCACTTACAATGTGCTCACAAGATTGCTCCTCCGTCAAGTAATGAAAAACAAACTCAGAAAAGATTGAATGACAGTCACAATGATTTCGAAGTTCAGCCTAAAAAA GTTTTAGTCGCTGTCGAATCATCTGTTCCATCGGTTGCTTTGGTACCTCAAACTAAATCATCTGTTCAAGAAAATACCACAGTACAATCTCAGGTCCAAGGTCCTATGGATCGTTGTATAAACAATGCTAATTCTTTTTCAG CTGGTGGACGTAGATATGATCAAGCTACCACAGCTCTTTTACGAATGATCGCTGTTGATAATATGCCTCTGTGTACTACAGAAAGACCAGgattcagaaaatttattaaaacactaCAACCGTTGTATCACATACCCTGTGAGCCAACTATAACTAATGCTATGAGTCGTAAATATCAAGATTTgtcgaataaaataaaacttgaaCTGCGACAGACTGAATCTGTGTGTCTTACTACTGATATCTGGACTCACCAACACACAATGAAAAGCTATCTTGGCTTAACAGTTCACTATCTGAAAG AAACTGAGATGAAGACTGTTGAGTTGGGCGCTTATCTCATGGAAGAGAggaaaacaatagaaaatttgagcttgaaattaagaaatatatgcAATGACTGGGGTCTTGATGACAGTAAAATAGCAGCATTCATTTCAGACGGGGGAGCAAACATCAAAGGAGCTATTAAAAGTGAGTTCGGCGATGGGAAACACATTTCGTGTTTTGGacatgtaataaataatattggtCAGCGCCTTATCGAAGTTAATATTACTCCACCTGCATCTGAATCTCAAAATCAAGTTTCCGACTTACCCGCTGATGAAAATGATGCTATTGACAATCTTGAAGACTTAATTACAGATCATACTGAGCAATCGTCATTGCGTGAGCTATTGTCAAAAGTTAAACAAATTGTCACATTCTTTCGACAAAGTGAAAGAGCGACTACAGAGCTTCTGAAATTACAGAAGGACAAGCCTGAAAATTCTCGTCTGAAATTAATTCAGGAAGTGCGAACGAGATGGAACTCCTGTTTTGAAATGGTTGACCGTTTCATTGTGCTTGCTGATCATGTCAGTAAAGTGCTTTTACAAGTGAAGATGGACAAATCTTCGAAAGCGAAGCCACCTAACATGATCACAGGTGAGGAAATCGATGCGTTAGTAGAAGTTCGTGACATCTTAAAACCTCTCTTGCAAGTAACTCAAGAAGTTTGTTTTGAGAAATATGTAACATTGAGCAAGTGCATTCCTTTGATTTCAAGTCTTAGAAAA aaGATTGAAGAGTTAACGCTAGAAACTTTAATTGGGCGACATTTAAAACAGAGAATGGTTCAAGACATCGAAACAAAATACGGCAATATTGAATCTGTAAAACTGCACGCTTGTGCAACATTGGTTGATCCTCGTTATAAAAAGTTTGGTTTTCAAAGTATTCGGGATTCTGCACGAGCGGTAACTAATGTCG CTGATCTTGTCAAGACAGAACGAAAAGTAGCcttggcagcaacggtggcaaataTTAACCCTCAAGATGAGATATTAGCTATTCAAGGTCCGGAATCTCAGAAAACGAACGATGACAATGATGATTTATGGTCTTATTTTGATAACACTGTGATTTGTAGTTCCAATCTTGCAGATTCTGATGAGGCTGGAGGATTGCCAATACAATTACGACAATATTTGACACGCCCGGCTGTCAATCGGAAACAAAATCCTAATCCGTTCACTGTGTGGGAAAGTATGAAATATGAATATCCGTATCTATGGAATGTAGCTAAAAAGTACTTGCCAATAGTTGCAACGTCTGTACCCTGTGAGCGATTATTTTCACATGCAGGACTTATCGCAAATCAGTTGAGGAGTCGCTTATCACCTCAGCACATTAATGagctaatatttttaagatcAATCGGCGAAGAAATGTGGTTTTcgtag